The DNA window GATCCCGTTCGCGGCGCGAATACTCCGCAACGGGTCGCGCCTCGGTCGAATCCGCCAATAGCCGAACCGCTTCCGGGTCGGCCGAGTCGACTGCTGGTATCCGGCCGAATCCCAACGTCCGATCGATGCGCCCGACGGCCGACCGGTGGGCCTTACGTTGGATCGACATGCGTCGGACAGAACGGCGCGCAGGGACCGGGGGTTCTCGGCACGGTCGTCGGCGTCTTATCGCCGAAATCGCCGGTGACAACCAGCACCATCAGAATGACCGCCAGCGCGAGCACTAGTACGAGTACGACCGCGGACCGACCCCAGTTGATCGGACGCGGTTCTCCATAGTCGTCGTTGCCGAACATCGAACCTCTCCCCTATGTCCATCTCCACGACAGGACATCCTGATACCCCTTGATACCCACTCGGGAGCGGTTTGCGCGCAATTTTCCAGTTATGGCGCGGGTTTCGGTGGCGCGACGGTTGCTGTGCAGAACGGTTCACAAGGCCCGGGAGTCAGCGGAACTTTTGTCCGATCGGTGCCGAAATCGGCATTGCTGACCCACATCAGCACCACCACGGCGACCACCATGGTGAAAATCAGAAAGCCGAGTGCGGGCAGCAGACAACCACCCCGCAATCGTCCTTCATTGATCGTGTGGCCGATATGGCCGATTTCGAGGATCTCGGATCCGCGCTCCCACACCATGGGCATACCTTGCCGTCGTCGAACCTGGCATCACATCGGATACCCGTCGGACGGCGGCGCAATCAGCACGCGGCACACGAAATCCGCACGGCCACAACGACTGTGAATAGCCAGACGGTTACTAGCCGCGCGAGGCGCAGAGCAAACCGTCGCCGACCGGGATCAGCACGCTGGTGAGTTCGGGATCCTCGGCGATGGCCCTGGTGGCGGCCCGCACGGCTTGGGTCGCCGGATCGCGCTGGGCCGGGTCCGGAACGCGACCGCCGAGCAGGGCGTTGTGCAGCAGGATCGCGCCGCCCGCGCGCAGCAATCGCACGGCCTGCATGACGTACTGCGGATGCTCGAGCGGGGCGGCATCGATGAAGACCAGGTCGTAGGCGCCATCGGCGAGCCGAGGCAGTACATCGAGGGCACGGCCGTTGATCAGCCGGGTGCGTGCGGTCGGGATCTCCGCGGTGCGGAACGCCTCCTTGGCCGCGCGCTGATGCTCCGGCTCGGAATCGATGGTGGTCAGGGTTCCGTCTTCGCGCATGCCATCCAGTAGCCACAGTCCGCTGATCCCCGCGCCCGTCCCCACCTCGACCACCGCTCGCGCGCCGAGGAGCTGGGCATACATGCTCAGCAACGCACCGACCGAGGGTGGTACGGGTACCGCACCGAGTTCAGTGGCCCGCTCACGCGCGTTGACGAGAACCTCGTCTTCCACGACGGATTCTTCCACGTAGGAGAGATTTCGCTCCAGGTTCGATGCCACGCCTATGAGGCTAGGCCAGAGCGCCTCTCCACGCCCTCAGCCGACTACCGAGCACCGGGAATGTCGCGCAAGTCCGGATAACAACGCTTTGGGACTCGGCGACTTATCTAGTGAGTACATGGGTAACTCACCGGGTACGCCCAGAACTCGACGATGTCGGAACATCCGGCCCGCAATGCGACGTCCGCGGCTCCTATTGCGGCAAAAGATCCGGGGAGGCGGGGGAGCCGGCGGCGAGATTCTCAGGTGTCCCTCAGGGTCTCCACACCCCCGGCATATCGAGGCACGAAAGAGTATGGGCAAGCAAGACCAGCTGACCGCCCGGCGCGGGGACGCGGGAACAACGACATACGGCTTGTCGGTTGTATCCGTACGAAACGATCCGAGACCCGGATCGCCAACAGGTTCTCAGCCACGGTCCCGAGTAGGAGGTATCACCATCCACATGGTCGATGCGGCGCGCGAGTTCGCCACCCTGCCAGAGCAAGTCCAGCCGATGGAGGCTGATATGAATGACGATGTCATCGATGTCGAGCTGACCGGCACCGCGGCTTTCGACGCCACGGGCGACCGTTCGGCGATGCCCTCCTGGGACGAATTGGTCCGCGAACATGCCGACCGGGTGTACCGGCTGGCCTACCGTCTTTCCGGCGACGCGCAGGACGCCGATGATCTGACTCAGGAAACCTTCATCCGGGTATTCCGCTCGCTGTCGAATTACCAGCCGGGCACATTCGAGGGCTGGCTGCACCGCATCACCACGAACCTGTTCCTGGACATGGTGCGCCGGCGCAACCGGATCCGGATGGAGGCGCTGCCCGAGGACTACGACCGGGTACCCGCCGAGGGACCGAGCCCGGAGCAGGCCTACCACGACGCCCGGCTGGATCCGGACCTGCAGTCCGCGCTGGATTCGCTGGCACCGGAGTTCCGCGCCGCGGTCGTGCTCTGTGACATCGAGGGTTTGTCCTATGAGGAGATCGGTGCGACGCTCGGGGTCAAACTCGGCACCGTGCGCAGCCGCATCCACCGCGGCCGTCAGGCGCTGCGCGACTACCTTGCGCATAATGGAGTTGAGCAGCGGTTCGCCGCTGACGCGAACATAGGGTGACCCGGCGGGAGCCGAGCTGCACCCAGCGGCCGAACATCCGTCCGGCCGTGCGCTCTATGGATGATGTCGGTTGGAAGGGTGAGCACCGAATGAGTGGCGACGCCAGCACGTCAGGTCGTCCCCGTTTCCGTCCCACCGAGCATCTGGCCAGCGAGGCGATCGCGGCCTATGTGGACGGCGAACTGCGGATGAATGCCTATCTGCGTGCCGCCCAGCATCTTTCCGTCTGCCCGGAATGCGCGGCGGAGGTCGAGGCACAGCAGCAGGCGCGGATCGCACTGCGCCGGGCCGGTCAGGTGTCGATTCCGACCGATCTGCACGACAGCCTCACCCGTATCCCGCTGGCCGAACTGCCGGGCGGCGCGACGAGCGCGACCTCGCGGCCGCCCACCGGAAGCCCCCGCAACGAGGCGGTTTTCGGTTTTCTGACCGATTCGTTCACCGCGACCCGGTGGACAACCTGGTGGCGCAAGTAGAGTTTGCCGAGTGACCACCGAATCGACGAATTCCGGGCCGTCGGAATCGCGGCCCTCCGCAGGCGATACCACCGATTCGGCGGCCAGCAGGGGGACGCTGGGTTCACCCACCCCGCCGGCTGCCAGCCCACTGAGGCCGTCGGACGCACCCGTACTCGGACCGCGACCGGTCTATCGGCCCCATGTCGACAGTCACACCACCCATGCCTTCCGCCGCCCCTCCGGACAGGCCGGCTCGTTCTCCGAACAACCGAAGTCCGCGACCGGTGCCGGCGCCCCGCAGGTCGGCCCGGAACTGCACAACAGCCCCCCCGACGCCGTCCTGGCCGAGGCCTTCGGACGCCCGGCGGGCTCCACCGATCTCCTGCAGCGTGATCCCGACGCCACCGACCAACCCGCACCGGTCGCCGGTCCGGCCGATCCGTGGCGCGATCCCGACGCCGCCGCGCGCCTCGGCGCACCCGCTGTGCCGACGCCCCGGCCCGCGCCGCTGCCGCAGGCACAAAAGCTCTCGGCCAGGGAGGTGCTGTTCGGCTCCCGGGTCGCGCCCAAGGCCCTGGCCCTGCTCGCCGTCGTCGCACTGGCCGTTGGCGTGCTCGGCGGTCTGGTCGGCCGGTTGACCGCGGAGGCGACCTCGCCGCTGACCTCGCGCAAGGTCGCGCTGGAGCAGAGCGGCGATATCGAGCGCCCGCACGGTCTGATCGCCAAGGTCGCCAATGCGGTGCTGCCCGCGGTGGTGTCGATCCGGGTCACGGTCGGCGATAACGGCGCGACCGGTTCCGGTGTCGTAATAGACGGCGCGGGCTACATCGCGACCAACAACCACGTGATTTCGATGGCGGCACAGGACAAGTCGAACCGGGCCGCCATCCAGGTGACCTTCTCCGACGGCAGCCGGGTGCCCGCGAATATCGTCGGGCGCGATCCGAAGACCGATCTGGCGGTGCTGAAGGTCGATGTGAAGAATCTCACTGTCGCGAATCTGGGCAAGTCCAAGGACGTCCAGGTGGGTGACGACGTGCTGGCGATCGGTTCGCCGCTCGGCCTGAGCAAGACCGTCACCTCCGGCATCGTCAGCGCGCTGCACCGTCCGGTGGCGCTGTCCGGCGAGGGCAGCGATACCAAGGCCGTCATCGACGCGGTGCAGACCGACGCCTCGATCAACCCGGGTAACTCCGGTGGTGCGCTGGTCGACATGGAGGGCCGGGTCGTCGGCATCAATACCGCGATCCGCAGTGAGACCGGCGGTTCGGTCGGGCTCGGCTTCGCGATTCCGGTCGATATGGTGACCTCGATCGCGCAGACCCTGATCCGCGACGGTCAGGTGCACCACCCCAAGATCGGTCTGAGCGCCCGCACCAAGCAGGTAGCCAACGATGTGATGAGTGGCGCCGCGGTGGCCGACGTGGAACCCGGCGGTCCGGCGGCCAAGGCCGGGATCGTCGAGAACGACGTCATCGTGAAGATCGGCGATCGCGAGGTGACCGGTCCGGATGAGCTGGTGGTGGCCGTGCAGCAGCGCAAGATCGGCGAGACGGTGAACGTGCAGTTGATCCGCGATGGCAGGCAGGTCGACGTGCCGGTCACGCTGGAATCGGACTGATCGCGCGGTGCGATCCGGCGCGGCTCGAGCAGTTCTGCCCAGGTAGCCTGGTCTCGTGTTCAGCAACATCAGCTGGGGCGAGATGGTCATCCTCCTCGTCGCCGCCCTCGTGATCCTCGGCCCGGAGCGACTGCCCGGCGCGGTGCGCTGGACCACGCAGAGCCTGCGCAAGGTTCGCGACTACGCCAGCGGTGCGACCCAGCAGTTGCAGCAGGAACTCGGCCCCGAATTCGAGGATCTGCGTAAGCCGCTCGCCGACCTGAACGAGCTGCGCCAGATGTCGCCGCGCCAGATGGTCAC is part of the Nocardia sp. NBC_00565 genome and encodes:
- a CDS encoding O-methyltransferase, yielding MASNLERNLSYVEESVVEDEVLVNARERATELGAVPVPPSVGALLSMYAQLLGARAVVEVGTGAGISGLWLLDGMREDGTLTTIDSEPEHQRAAKEAFRTAEIPTARTRLINGRALDVLPRLADGAYDLVFIDAAPLEHPQYVMQAVRLLRAGGAILLHNALLGGRVPDPAQRDPATQAVRAATRAIAEDPELTSVLIPVGDGLLCASRG
- the tatB gene encoding Sec-independent protein translocase protein TatB; the protein is MFSNISWGEMVILLVAALVILGPERLPGAVRWTTQSLRKVRDYASGATQQLQQELGPEFEDLRKPLADLNELRQMSPRQMVTKHLLNGDDSVFRDFEKAIPDKQDFLGTNSGMPDYSMPKLEKPLERNERPPIDTDAT
- the sigE gene encoding RNA polymerase sigma factor SigE, coding for MEADMNDDVIDVELTGTAAFDATGDRSAMPSWDELVREHADRVYRLAYRLSGDAQDADDLTQETFIRVFRSLSNYQPGTFEGWLHRITTNLFLDMVRRRNRIRMEALPEDYDRVPAEGPSPEQAYHDARLDPDLQSALDSLAPEFRAAVVLCDIEGLSYEEIGATLGVKLGTVRSRIHRGRQALRDYLAHNGVEQRFAADANIG
- a CDS encoding trypsin-like peptidase domain-containing protein, with amino-acid sequence MTTESTNSGPSESRPSAGDTTDSAASRGTLGSPTPPAASPLRPSDAPVLGPRPVYRPHVDSHTTHAFRRPSGQAGSFSEQPKSATGAGAPQVGPELHNSPPDAVLAEAFGRPAGSTDLLQRDPDATDQPAPVAGPADPWRDPDAAARLGAPAVPTPRPAPLPQAQKLSAREVLFGSRVAPKALALLAVVALAVGVLGGLVGRLTAEATSPLTSRKVALEQSGDIERPHGLIAKVANAVLPAVVSIRVTVGDNGATGSGVVIDGAGYIATNNHVISMAAQDKSNRAAIQVTFSDGSRVPANIVGRDPKTDLAVLKVDVKNLTVANLGKSKDVQVGDDVLAIGSPLGLSKTVTSGIVSALHRPVALSGEGSDTKAVIDAVQTDASINPGNSGGALVDMEGRVVGINTAIRSETGGSVGLGFAIPVDMVTSIAQTLIRDGQVHHPKIGLSARTKQVANDVMSGAAVADVEPGGPAAKAGIVENDVIVKIGDREVTGPDELVVAVQQRKIGETVNVQLIRDGRQVDVPVTLESD